The segment CTCGGCCTGTGTCGGATTGCCGATGCCGATGCGTGAGGCAAGCAGCACGCCGCCAAAAGCCGCACAGAGGCCCGACAGCGTATAGGCCATGTAGATGGTGCGCTGGACGTTGACGCCGGACAGTCGCGATGCCTCGGCGTTGGAGCCGACCGAGAACAGATACCGGCCCCAGCGGCTGTGATGCAGGAAGATGTAGGCGGGGATGCCAACCAGGATCACCATCCAGAACAGATTGGGGACGCCGAGGAACGAGCTGCGCGAAAACAGCTGGAAGGCGTCGTTGTTGATCGAGATCGAGTTGCCGTTGGTCATCAGAAGGCCGATGCCGCGCAGCGAGGTCAGTGTCGCCAGCGTGATGATGAATGGCGGCAGGCCCATTTTTACGATGCCGAAGCCGTGGAACAGGCCGATGGCGACGCCGACCAGCAAGGTGATCAGGATGGCGAGGAAGACCGGCACGCCGGCATTGATCAGCATCGCTGCGATGACGGTGGCAAAGCCGACCACGGCGCCGACGGAAAGGTCGATGCCGCCGGTGATGATGACGAAGGTCTGGCCGACCGCCAGGATGGCGATCATCGAACCTTGCCGCAACAGGTTGGAGATGTTGTTGGCGGAGGCGAAGCTCGGCGTCGCCACCGACAGGATGACCCACAACAGCACCAGCAGCGCCAGCAGCGTCAGCCCGAACAGGGCATTGTAGTTGCGCTTCGGTTTTTCGGCAGCAATTGCCTCGGTGCTCATATCTGTCCTCCCGGTTTTTCCTGTTTCTCGGCCAGCGCCTGGGTGAGGATCTCCTCATGGTCGGCAGTGTGGAAACCATGCGTGGCCACCAGCTTGCCGCGCCGGAACACATGCAGCGTGTCGGCCAGTTCATAGACCTCGGGCAGATAGGACGAGATCAGGATGATGCCGGCGCCCTTGGACAGCAGTTCGCCGAACAGGCGGTAGATCTCGGCCTTGGTGCCGACATCGACGCCAACTGTCGGCTCGTCGAAGATGAACAGTTTGGCGCCGTGCGCCAGCCACTTGCCGATGACGATCTTCTGCTGGTTGCCGCCGGACAGGCTGGAGGCGAGCGCGTGGCGCGTCGGCGTCTTGATCCTGAGATTGGCGATCTGGCGATCCGCCTCGGTCTTCTCCTGTGCGCTGGAGATCAGCAGATTACTGGAGATGCGCTTGTAGATCGGCAGATTGAGATTGAGGCCGACCGGCAAATTGAGGCACAGGCCCTGGTCGCGGCGGCTTTCCGGCGCCAGCGCCATGCCGAGCCTGATAGCGTCATGCTCGGAGTTGACCTGAACCTCCTTCCCCTCCCAGAGGATCTGGCCGGCCGATTTGCGATGACGGCCGTAGAGCGTGGTGACGAACTCGCTGCGCCCGGCACCGATCAGGCCGTAGAGCCCGACGATTTCGCCGGCACGGACCGTCATCGAGACATTTTCGAAGCCCTTGCCGGAGAGGTTTCGGGCTTCGAGGAGCGTCGCGCCCGGGGTAAAATGCTCCTTGTGATAGACTTGCTCGATCGAGCGGTTGATCATCATCCTGACCAGCTCGGCGTCGTTGGTCTCGGCGATGTTCCTGGTGCCGACAAGCGTGCCGTCGCGCAGCACCGAGACCCGGTCGGCGAGCTCGAACACCTCTTCCATGCGGTGGCTGATGTAGATGATGGTGACGCCTTCGCCCTTCAGCCGGCGGATCAGCGTGAACAGCTGGTCGGCTTC is part of the Mesorhizobium sp. L-2-11 genome and harbors:
- a CDS encoding ABC transporter permease; translation: MSTEAIAAEKPKRNYNALFGLTLLALLVLLWVILSVATPSFASANNISNLLRQGSMIAILAVGQTFVIITGGIDLSVGAVVGFATVIAAMLINAGVPVFLAILITLLVGVAIGLFHGFGIVKMGLPPFIITLATLTSLRGIGLLMTNGNSISINNDAFQLFSRSSFLGVPNLFWMVILVGIPAYIFLHHSRWGRYLFSVGSNAEASRLSGVNVQRTIYMAYTLSGLCAAFGGVLLASRIGIGNPTQAEGWELQAIASSVIGGTSLFGAVGSVHGPLLGAFILATINNGANLLNVNAFWQRIITGVLIIVIVYFDGLRRRGK
- a CDS encoding sugar ABC transporter ATP-binding protein; the protein is MTSTAQELHPAPTLEPGRTILELKGLEKRYPGTHALKPVNLAFKAGEIHAIVGENGAGKSTLIKLLTGVMPRTSGDVIWEGKPAALATPHEAMALGINAVHQEVVLCRHLTVAANMFLGEEASRFGILQQRAMVREAQKIIDDLGFDLPAHVVLGDLTIGQQQLIAAARATVRGTKFLIFDEPTAYLTRKEADQLFTLIRRLKGEGVTIIYISHRMEEVFELADRVSVLRDGTLVGTRNIAETNDAELVRMMINRSIEQVYHKEHFTPGATLLEARNLSGKGFENVSMTVRAGEIVGLYGLIGAGRSEFVTTLYGRHRKSAGQILWEGKEVQVNSEHDAIRLGMALAPESRRDQGLCLNLPVGLNLNLPIYKRISSNLLISSAQEKTEADRQIANLRIKTPTRHALASSLSGGNQQKIVIGKWLAHGAKLFIFDEPTVGVDVGTKAEIYRLFGELLSKGAGIILISSYLPEVYELADTLHVFRRGKLVATHGFHTADHEEILTQALAEKQEKPGGQI